The sequence TGAACGAATGAAAGAAGAACCTGAACGTGGTACAGGGAATCAAGTTGCCCTTGGAAATATATCAGAACGACTTCTCTTGCTTTTAGGGGAACAGGCACAGCTCATGATTGACAGTGAACTGGGACGAGGGACAAAGGTGACCGTTAGATTACCGAAAACCTGAGAAAAGGATACCAAATCGAAAACGAACACCCTCTTAAACTGTAAGCGCTTTATTTAAACTACAAGTAGAACAAAAAGGGGGGAATTTAAAGTGAAGAGATGGAGCATAAGTGCGGGACTGTTGCTCGTTGTGGCAGGGTGTTCATCGTCTGGTGGATCAACGGATGCAAATGGAGACGAACAAATTGAATTGACGTTCTCAACTTGGGGCAACGAAAACCACATTGCCGTTTATGAAGAATTACTAGAAGCGTATTACGTCGATCATCCAAATATACATGTAACAATCCAAACGACGCCTTTTCCTGACTATCAGCAAAACATGACGGTGCTTGCAGCGGGGCAAGAACTACCGGATATCGGATGGGCGGCTGAGCGAATGGTGCCTCAATTCATTGAAAACAACATACTCGCTGATTTATCTGCACTCCGTGAAGATGAGTCGTTTCACTTTGAGGACATTTTGCCAGGGACAATTACGCAATATGAAGTGGGAGACGCTCTTTACGGCGTGCCGTTTTCAAGCCCACCACATATTATTTTCTACAATAAAACCTTATTTGAAAAAAATGGACTAGAAACGCCACAAGAATTGGAAAGCCGAGGCGAGTGGACATGGGAAGCTTTTGAAGAAGCAGCAGCTGTGATTGCCGAAGAGGAAGGCGTCTATGGGGCGAACTTCTTTAGAGCTTGGGAAACATGGGAGAATCTTTTAGCACATACGCGAGCAGAAGGGGGCGACCTCTTTAACGAAGACACGACTGAGTTTACCTGGAATAGCGAGGCCGGGATCTCGACGTTAGAAATGCTTGATCGCATGATGTTCGAGGACCGCTCACATCCCCGTGCAGGGGATCAAGTCGCATTTGAAGCTGGGAACGTCGGTATGTTTTTTGATGTTTATAGCTATGTTTCAACCGCTCGGGGTATCGAAGATTTTGAATGGGATATCGCCCCTGTTCCTCTCGGCTCGCAAGGGAGGTCGCCTATTCTCGGCCAAGCAGGCTATGTCATGTTTGAAGGGACGGAGCACCCTGAAGAAGCACTTGATCTAATTCGCTACTTTGCGAGCGAAACAGGGATGGAAGCGACCTCGACGTACTTCGCGCCACCACGGGTATCGGTGCTTGAATCAGATGCCTTTATTGAACAACCAGGCAATCCGCCAAGAGAGAGCATGGAGTCAACGATTTTAAACTTAAGCGAAGAATCACGTGTGTTACCGATTCATCCAGAATGGCAAAACATCGACAACCACATCCTCCAAGGCTTTGATCATTTATTCGGCCAAACGGCAGAACCAGCTGACATTCTTGAGCAAATGGAAGCAAGCATCAATCCATTGGTGCAAGAATGAGCGGCGGGGTGGATAAGACATGAATGCAGATGTTCAGGCAGAATGGAGACAAAAAAAGAAAAGGCCTCGAAAACCGATGTTTAAACGGGATGAGCTAGCAGGTTGGCTTTTTATAAGCCCGATGTTACTCGGATTTACGATCTTTATGTTTATTCCCATTGGCTTCGCTTTCTATATGAGCTTCACCGACTGGCCCTTACTCGGCCAGTCGGAATTTATCGGAACGGCCAATTATCAAGCAATCGTGCAAGACCCTGAATTTCAAAAAGTGATGAAAAATACAGTTCTGTTTACCGCAGGCTTAGTACCATTCAATATTATTCTCGCCCTAGGACTAGCCTTGCTTTTACGACATCCATTACCAGGAATGGGCCTATTCCGCACGATTGTTTTTGTGCCAGTGGTCACAACGCTTGTCGTCTGGGCAATTGTCTGGCGCTATATGTTTGCGACTGACTTTGGTTTCATTAACTCGATTCTTGCTTGGTTTGGCATTGAACCACAAGCCTACTTGTATAACAAAAATTTAGCGATGCCCGTTGTGATTTTAACTAGTGTCTTGAAAAACGTCGGGCTAAACATGGTGCTGTTTTTAGCCGCCTTGCAAATGGTGCCGAAAAACTTATACGAAGCGGCGCGAATCGATGGTGCTGGAAGCTGGCGTCAATTTAAAAACATCACGCTTCCAATCATTTCGCCTACCGTCTTTTTAGCGACGATTATTACGATTATTGGAGCGATGAAGATCTTTGCGCAAATCTTTGTGATGACAAAAGGTGGTCCAGAGAGCAGCACAAAAGTGATTGTCTATTATATTTGGGAAAAAGCATTTCGGTTATTTGATATGGGTTACGCTTCTGCGGCAGCGTTTATTTTATTCTTTGTCATTTTTGCATTCACTTTGATTCAATGGTGGCTTCGAAAAAGGTGGGTCTACAATGAAGATTAACTCCGTTTCTACAGTCGTTCGTTATGGTTTATTAACGATCATTTCAGCGATTATGCTGTTGCC is a genomic window of Shouchella clausii containing:
- a CDS encoding carbohydrate ABC transporter permease, whose protein sequence is MNADVQAEWRQKKKRPRKPMFKRDELAGWLFISPMLLGFTIFMFIPIGFAFYMSFTDWPLLGQSEFIGTANYQAIVQDPEFQKVMKNTVLFTAGLVPFNIILALGLALLLRHPLPGMGLFRTIVFVPVVTTLVVWAIVWRYMFATDFGFINSILAWFGIEPQAYLYNKNLAMPVVILTSVLKNVGLNMVLFLAALQMVPKNLYEAARIDGAGSWRQFKNITLPIISPTVFLATIITIIGAMKIFAQIFVMTKGGPESSTKVIVYYIWEKAFRLFDMGYASAAAFILFFVIFAFTLIQWWLRKRWVYNED
- a CDS encoding ABC transporter substrate-binding protein: MKRWSISAGLLLVVAGCSSSGGSTDANGDEQIELTFSTWGNENHIAVYEELLEAYYVDHPNIHVTIQTTPFPDYQQNMTVLAAGQELPDIGWAAERMVPQFIENNILADLSALREDESFHFEDILPGTITQYEVGDALYGVPFSSPPHIIFYNKTLFEKNGLETPQELESRGEWTWEAFEEAAAVIAEEEGVYGANFFRAWETWENLLAHTRAEGGDLFNEDTTEFTWNSEAGISTLEMLDRMMFEDRSHPRAGDQVAFEAGNVGMFFDVYSYVSTARGIEDFEWDIAPVPLGSQGRSPILGQAGYVMFEGTEHPEEALDLIRYFASETGMEATSTYFAPPRVSVLESDAFIEQPGNPPRESMESTILNLSEESRVLPIHPEWQNIDNHILQGFDHLFGQTAEPADILEQMEASINPLVQE